A DNA window from Labrys wisconsinensis contains the following coding sequences:
- a CDS encoding glycogen/starch/alpha-glucan phosphorylase: MTDRRRPAERIVHRSSPRPTSQKLKDRRLRLWIVPTPAPCAHRAPTATANCRPSEIWKARSHGLTRPRQGGDMDGEATAGAAVPARQGDESSSAEPLNRLFVRHLMSDAVVEPARAYERQRFEAVARSVRDLLSQRWIDTQRSYDRQNPKRIYYLSMEFLIGRSLSNNIVNMMLDPLVARALRDEGLDVMAMVEQEPDAGLGNGGLGRLAACFLDSMATMQLPAMGYGLRYEYGMFNQSIVDGWQRERPDNWLRRQDPWEISRRSEAVEIKLAATFEMHQERLQVVPNRPSVLVGVPYDRPIVGFGGRTVNSLRLWSAAAHDSFDFQEFSTGDFVGALVGGISAHTVTRVLYPDDSTEMGQGLRFVQEYFLVACSLADLVRRFRSANDDWSTLPDKVAIQLNDTHPTLAVPELMRILLDEAHLGWDEAWDLTQRTLAYTNHTLLPEALEKWPLHYFQQLLPRQLEIIYEINHRFLSEVRRLYPGDEARVERVSLIEEGAEDKVRMANLAIVGSHSTNGVAAIHSRLLRSSTVKDLAEIFPERFNNKTNGVTPRRWLTLANPGLARTITSVIGEGWVTDFGQVARLKPAADDRGIREMVLTTKRDAKAQFGTWLKAATGEVVDPDSIFDCQIKRIHEYKRQMLNALRVVILYNRLRTGSAADVAPRTFFFAGKAAPAYRLAKLIIKFINNLAGTIDGDPVARGRLKVVFLPEYNVSLAERLIPAADVSNQISTAGYEASGTSNMKFMMNGALTIGTRDGATIEMAEEAGEENFFLFGLTAQEVADSAGWYNPHWHHDNDPETRAAFDLIAGDFFSQNERGAFAPLLDRLLKDGDHYRHLADLGSYLEADRALCALYADRDAWARKAILNIAGSGKFSSDRTIAQYATEIWGVAPCPVP, from the coding sequence ATGACGGACCGGCGCCGCCCTGCCGAGCGGATCGTCCATCGCTCCTCGCCGAGACCGACGTCACAAAAGCTTAAAGATCGAAGACTACGGCTCTGGATCGTTCCGACCCCAGCTCCATGCGCGCATCGCGCGCCGACTGCTACCGCGAATTGCCGGCCATCAGAGATCTGGAAGGCCCGATCGCACGGGCTCACTCGACCACGACAGGGGGGCGATATGGATGGAGAGGCGACAGCTGGGGCGGCAGTCCCGGCCAGGCAGGGCGACGAAAGCTCGAGCGCCGAGCCGCTCAACCGGCTGTTCGTCCGGCATCTCATGTCGGACGCCGTTGTCGAGCCCGCCAGGGCCTATGAGCGCCAACGCTTCGAAGCCGTGGCGCGATCCGTGCGCGATCTCCTGTCGCAGCGATGGATCGACACGCAGCGCTCCTATGACCGGCAGAATCCGAAGCGGATCTATTATCTGTCGATGGAGTTCCTCATCGGCCGGTCGCTGAGCAACAACATCGTCAACATGATGCTGGACCCGCTCGTCGCGCGTGCGCTTCGCGACGAGGGCCTGGACGTGATGGCCATGGTCGAGCAGGAGCCCGACGCCGGGCTCGGCAATGGCGGACTCGGCCGGCTCGCCGCCTGCTTCCTCGACTCCATGGCCACGATGCAGCTCCCGGCCATGGGTTACGGGCTGCGCTACGAATACGGCATGTTCAACCAGTCCATCGTCGACGGCTGGCAGCGGGAACGGCCGGACAACTGGCTCCGCCGGCAGGACCCCTGGGAAATCTCCCGTCGCAGCGAAGCCGTCGAGATCAAGCTCGCCGCAACGTTCGAGATGCATCAGGAGCGCCTGCAGGTCGTTCCCAACCGCCCCTCGGTTCTCGTGGGCGTGCCCTATGACCGGCCGATCGTCGGCTTCGGCGGCCGCACGGTCAACAGCTTGCGCCTATGGAGCGCCGCGGCGCACGATTCGTTCGACTTTCAGGAGTTCAGCACCGGCGACTTCGTCGGCGCGCTCGTCGGGGGCATCTCGGCGCACACCGTGACCCGCGTGCTCTATCCCGACGATTCGACGGAGATGGGCCAGGGCCTGCGCTTCGTTCAGGAATATTTCCTGGTCGCCTGCTCGCTTGCCGATCTCGTGCGCCGGTTTCGCAGCGCCAACGACGATTGGAGCACCCTTCCCGACAAGGTCGCGATCCAGCTCAACGACACGCATCCCACGCTCGCCGTCCCCGAGTTGATGCGCATCCTTCTCGACGAGGCCCATCTCGGCTGGGATGAGGCCTGGGATCTCACGCAGCGCACGCTCGCCTATACCAACCACACGCTGCTTCCCGAGGCGCTCGAGAAGTGGCCGCTGCATTATTTCCAGCAGCTGCTGCCGCGCCAGCTCGAGATCATCTACGAGATCAACCACCGTTTCCTCTCCGAGGTGCGGCGGCTCTACCCGGGCGACGAGGCGCGCGTCGAACGCGTCAGCCTCATCGAGGAGGGCGCCGAGGACAAGGTGCGGATGGCGAACCTGGCGATCGTCGGATCGCACAGCACCAACGGCGTCGCCGCGATCCATTCGCGATTGCTGCGCAGCTCGACGGTCAAGGATCTCGCGGAGATCTTTCCGGAGCGGTTCAACAACAAGACGAATGGCGTGACGCCGCGGCGCTGGCTGACGTTGGCGAACCCCGGCCTGGCGCGCACCATCACGAGCGTGATCGGCGAGGGATGGGTGACGGATTTCGGCCAGGTCGCCAGGCTGAAGCCGGCCGCCGACGATCGCGGGATTCGCGAGATGGTCCTGACGACGAAACGCGATGCCAAGGCCCAGTTCGGCACCTGGCTGAAAGCGGCGACCGGCGAGGTCGTCGACCCCGACAGCATCTTCGATTGCCAGATCAAGCGCATCCACGAGTACAAGCGGCAGATGCTGAATGCGCTCCGCGTGGTGATTCTCTACAACCGGTTGCGGACGGGATCGGCAGCGGACGTGGCTCCGCGGACGTTCTTCTTCGCGGGCAAGGCGGCGCCCGCCTATCGCCTCGCCAAGCTGATCATCAAGTTCATCAACAATCTCGCCGGCACGATCGATGGCGACCCCGTCGCGCGGGGACGGCTCAAGGTGGTCTTCCTGCCGGAATACAATGTCTCCCTCGCCGAACGCCTGATTCCGGCGGCCGACGTCTCCAACCAGATCTCCACCGCCGGCTATGAGGCCAGCGGCACCAGCAACATGAAGTTCATGATGAACGGCGCGCTGACCATCGGCACGCGCGATGGCGCCACGATCGAGATGGCCGAAGAAGCAGGAGAGGAGAACTTCTTCCTGTTTGGCTTGACAGCCCAAGAGGTGGCCGACAGCGCCGGGTGGTACAATCCCCACTGGCACCATGACAACGACCCGGAGACCAGGGCGGCCTTCGACCTGATCGCCGGCGATTTCTTCAGCCAGAACGAGCGCGGCGCCTTTGCCCCGCTGCTGGACAGGCTCCTGAAGGACGGCGACCACTACAGGCACCTGGCCGATCTCGGTTCGTATCTCGAAGCGGACCGGGCGCTCTGCGCGCTCTACGCGGACAGGGATGCCTGGGCGCGCAAGGCCATTCTCAACATCGCCGGCTCGGGCAAATTCTCCAGCGATCGCACCATCGCGCAATATGCGACCGAGATCTGGGGTGTCGCGCCATGTCCGGTGCCTTGA